In the genome of Altererythrobacter sp. TH136, one region contains:
- a CDS encoding glycoside hydrolase family 25 protein: MAGRKKSIGWRARVLGALLLGLLAAGAWAWWSLQHWTPDPRDYPDQGAQIGAADGDVRFGTLKALGGGFVYLDASNGARGSDPRFAANLAAARDAGLKIGAVHRFDPCAMADGQSANFVVLVPRGRDLLPPAIALDALGDECGVREAAVESELMTLINQIEAHAGRPAILQVSKTFEDRYGLAGRLERNLWVVGTWARPSYAGRPWLMWTANTALSTEAADEALRWVVVRP, translated from the coding sequence GTGGCAGGCAGGAAAAAGAGCATCGGCTGGCGCGCGCGCGTGCTCGGTGCATTGCTGCTGGGCCTGCTGGCGGCAGGAGCGTGGGCATGGTGGAGCCTGCAGCACTGGACGCCCGACCCGCGCGACTACCCTGATCAAGGCGCCCAGATCGGCGCCGCCGACGGCGATGTGCGATTCGGCACCTTGAAGGCGCTCGGCGGGGGGTTCGTCTATCTTGATGCTAGCAACGGCGCGCGGGGCAGCGATCCGCGCTTCGCCGCCAATCTGGCTGCCGCGCGCGATGCGGGGCTGAAAATCGGCGCGGTGCACCGGTTCGATCCCTGTGCGATGGCCGATGGGCAGTCGGCCAATTTCGTCGTGCTGGTGCCGCGCGGGCGTGACCTGCTGCCCCCGGCGATCGCGCTCGATGCGCTGGGTGACGAGTGCGGGGTGCGCGAAGCGGCGGTCGAAAGCGAACTGATGACGCTGATCAACCAGATCGAGGCGCACGCCGGACGTCCCGCCATCCTGCAGGTGTCGAAGACATTCGAGGACCGTTATGGCCTCGCCGGGCGGCTTGAACGCAACCTGTGGGTCGTCGGCACGTGGGCACGCCCCAGCTACGCGGGGCGTCCGTGGCTGATGTGGACCGCGAACACCGCGCTATCCACCGAGGCGGCCGACGAGGCGCTGCGCTGGGTGGTGGTGCGTCCGTGA
- a CDS encoding M14-type cytosolic carboxypeptidase, protein MNAPQTDSPIRIDARFDSGNIEVLGIEGATARLSIPADHQSEFRQWFHFRVSGAKGRQLTLRIVDLASSAYPEGWPGYRACVSEDRDFWGRADTTYDKDADGGTLTITYTPASDIAWFAYFAPYSMERHHDLVAECAAAEGVSYRHLGTTLDGQPLDCLEMGDGSTQVWLYARQHPGESMAEWWMEGALECLTDPADPVARRLRQLCAFHVVPNCNPDGSRRGHLRTNAAGTNLNREWHEPTPEKSPEVLAIRNAMDETGVDFAMDVHGDEAIAAVFLAGFEGIPSWTDELGDRYYRYQSILERRTPDFQSAKGYAKSKPGTANLSMSTNQLAQRFGACAMTLEMPFKDNDDLPDPAQGWSPERTKLLARDCLASLLEWLETA, encoded by the coding sequence ATGAACGCTCCCCAGACAGACTCCCCCATCCGCATCGACGCCCGGTTCGACAGCGGCAACATCGAAGTTCTCGGCATCGAGGGCGCCACTGCGCGCCTGTCGATTCCGGCCGATCACCAGTCGGAATTCCGCCAGTGGTTCCACTTCCGCGTGTCCGGCGCGAAGGGCCGCCAGCTGACCTTGCGGATCGTCGATCTCGCCAGTTCCGCCTACCCCGAAGGCTGGCCCGGCTACCGCGCCTGCGTGTCGGAAGACCGCGACTTCTGGGGCCGCGCCGACACCACTTATGACAAGGACGCCGACGGCGGCACGCTGACGATCACCTACACCCCGGCAAGCGACATCGCCTGGTTCGCCTATTTCGCGCCCTATTCGATGGAGCGCCACCACGACCTCGTCGCCGAATGCGCTGCGGCCGAAGGCGTGAGCTATCGCCACCTCGGCACCACGCTTGATGGCCAGCCGCTCGATTGCCTCGAAATGGGCGATGGTTCCACTCAGGTGTGGCTCTATGCGCGCCAGCATCCGGGCGAATCGATGGCCGAATGGTGGATGGAAGGCGCGCTGGAGTGCCTGACCGATCCCGCCGACCCTGTGGCACGCAGGTTGCGTCAGTTGTGCGCGTTCCACGTGGTGCCCAATTGCAATCCCGACGGCAGCCGACGTGGCCACTTGCGGACCAACGCGGCCGGCACCAACCTCAACCGCGAGTGGCACGAGCCGACGCCGGAAAAGTCGCCCGAAGTGCTCGCGATCCGCAATGCGATGGACGAAACCGGGGTCGACTTCGCGATGGACGTCCACGGGGACGAGGCGATCGCCGCGGTGTTCCTGGCGGGGTTCGAGGGGATCCCGTCGTGGACCGACGAACTGGGCGACCGGTACTACCGCTACCAGAGCATCCTGGAACGGCGGACGCCCGACTTCCAGAGCGCCAAGGGTTACGCCAAGTCCAAGCCCGGCACGGCCAACCTGTCGATGAGCACCAACCAGCTTGCCCAACGCTTCGGCGCTTGCGCGATGACGCTGGAAATGCCGTTCAAGGACAACGACGACCTGCCCGATCCGGCGCAGGGGTGGAGCCCGGAACGCACCAAGCTGTTGGCGCGCGACTGCCTCGCCAGCCTGCTGGAGTGGCTGGAGACGGCCTAG
- a CDS encoding UPF0262 family protein, producing the protein MAAHEETWRIAKITLDEDTILWRNADVEQERRVAIYDLIEENTFKPLRAVAAGHHGPYALKLAVQDGRLALTIGDESGEPLETLILGLARFRRPIRDYFAICDSYYQAIRKATAAEIETIDMARRAIHNDAADLLLDRLAGKVETDHLTARRLFTLICVLHIRG; encoded by the coding sequence ATGGCCGCGCACGAAGAGACCTGGCGGATCGCCAAGATCACGCTCGACGAGGATACGATCCTCTGGCGCAACGCGGATGTCGAACAGGAACGGCGGGTCGCGATCTACGACCTGATCGAAGAGAACACCTTCAAACCGCTGCGCGCGGTGGCTGCGGGGCATCATGGGCCGTACGCGCTGAAGCTGGCGGTGCAGGACGGGCGACTGGCGCTGACGATTGGCGACGAATCCGGCGAGCCGCTGGAAACGCTGATCCTGGGACTGGCGCGGTTTCGCCGCCCGATCCGCGACTATTTCGCGATCTGCGACAGCTATTACCAGGCGATCCGCAAGGCGACCGCGGCCGAGATCGAGACGATCGACATGGCCCGCCGCGCGATCCACAACGATGCCGCCGACCTGTTGCTCGACCGGCTCGCCGGGAAGGTTGAAACCGATCACCTCACCGCACGCCGCTTGTTCACCCTTATCTGCGTGCTCCATATCCGCGGCTGA
- a CDS encoding cytidine deaminase, which translates to MTESELIAAARTAAAQSYSPYSNFPVGAALLFDDGSVVTGTNIENASYGLGLCAETVAVGKAMAGGKRGGLVQVAVTGPGAEPITPCGRCRQVLNELAQLGGTDPEVLCVGPDAVNRVKLSALLPHAFGPASLG; encoded by the coding sequence ATGACCGAATCCGAACTCATCGCCGCTGCCCGCACGGCCGCCGCGCAATCCTATTCACCCTATTCCAATTTCCCGGTCGGCGCGGCGCTGCTGTTCGATGACGGCAGCGTGGTGACCGGCACCAATATCGAGAACGCCAGCTACGGCCTTGGCCTGTGCGCCGAGACCGTGGCGGTGGGCAAGGCGATGGCGGGCGGCAAGCGCGGCGGGCTGGTGCAGGTGGCGGTGACCGGCCCGGGCGCCGAGCCGATCACCCCCTGCGGGCGCTGCCGGCAGGTGCTCAACGAACTCGCGCAGCTGGGCGGGACCGATCCCGAAGTGCTGTGCGTGGGGCCAGACGCGGTGAACCGGGTCAAGCTCAGCGCCCTGCTGCCCCACGCGTTCGGGCCGGCCAGCCTGGGCTAG
- a CDS encoding phospholipase D-like domain-containing protein, giving the protein MEYVDPPPFEIAAQGQKLVFYPGGKDRLAALLALIEGACTTIRMCFYIFAEDASGIAVRDALAAAARRGVKVNLILDGFGADARKEFFAPMCDAGGSFCCFSPRISQRYLIRNHQKIVIVDGRTAMIGGFNVEDSYFAPPDANGWNDLGIVVEGSAVSDLSRWFDQLDAWTANPRASWRAIRRMVRAWQPGHGPVQVLIGGPTRGLSSWAKCVRSDLHSADRLDMLMAYFSPSNRALRAIGRVARRGHARLVMAAKSDNGATIGATRSLYDFLLKRRAEIWEFEATKLHTKLIVIDDKSFIGSANFDMRSLYLNLEVMLRIEDRAMADRLSEFIDHLIPASTAITPSLHKSRAGLLNRVRWNVSWFLVAVVDYTVSRRLNLGL; this is encoded by the coding sequence ATGGAGTATGTCGACCCGCCCCCGTTCGAGATCGCAGCGCAGGGTCAGAAACTGGTGTTCTACCCGGGCGGCAAGGATCGCCTGGCCGCGCTGCTGGCGTTGATCGAAGGCGCGTGCACTACGATCCGGATGTGCTTCTACATCTTCGCCGAGGATGCGAGCGGGATCGCAGTGCGCGATGCCCTGGCGGCCGCCGCCAGGCGAGGGGTCAAGGTCAACCTGATACTCGACGGGTTCGGGGCAGATGCGCGGAAAGAGTTCTTTGCACCCATGTGCGACGCGGGGGGCAGCTTCTGCTGCTTCTCCCCCCGCATCTCGCAACGCTATCTGATCCGCAATCATCAGAAGATCGTCATCGTCGACGGCAGGACCGCGATGATCGGCGGCTTCAACGTGGAAGACAGCTATTTCGCGCCTCCGGACGCCAACGGCTGGAACGATCTCGGCATTGTGGTGGAAGGGTCAGCGGTCAGCGACCTGTCGCGCTGGTTCGATCAGCTCGACGCGTGGACGGCGAACCCGCGTGCCAGCTGGCGCGCGATCCGGCGCATGGTGCGCGCCTGGCAGCCGGGCCATGGCCCGGTGCAGGTGCTGATCGGGGGGCCGACGCGCGGGCTGTCGAGCTGGGCGAAATGCGTGCGCAGCGACCTGCACAGCGCCGACCGGCTGGACATGCTGATGGCCTATTTTTCGCCTTCCAACCGCGCCCTTCGAGCGATCGGCCGGGTCGCGCGGCGCGGCCACGCCAGGCTGGTGATGGCCGCGAAAAGCGACAACGGCGCGACCATCGGCGCGACCCGCTCGCTGTACGATTTCCTGCTGAAGCGCCGGGCCGAAATCTGGGAGTTCGAAGCGACCAAGCTGCACACCAAGCTGATCGTGATCGACGACAAGAGCTTCATCGGTAGCGCCAATTTTGACATGCGCAGCCTCTACCTCAACCTGGAGGTCATGCTGCGGATCGAGGATCGCGCGATGGCGGATCGATTGTCGGAATTCATCGACCACCTGATCCCCGCGTCGACCGCGATCACCCCCAGCCTGCACAAGTCACGGGCAGGATTGCTCAACCGCGTGCGGTGGAATGTCTCGTGGTTCCTGGTGGCGGTGGTCGACTACACTGTCAGCCGGCGGCTGAACCTGGGGCTGTAG
- a CDS encoding replicative DNA helicase, with translation MAQTDLLMRPAAPANDSSPVRALPANIEAEAAFLGAVLIDNRVLEELPTPLRPQHFFEPVHQRVYDRILTLLDRNAVVTPVTLKPYFEADEALKELGGITYLARLTADGQGLLAPRELAEQIYDLALLRELVSVGRNLVEGALDTSDSVAPMAQIEAAEAALFEVAEGAATATEAASFGSATRKALGMIEKAINSGGHVSGKTTGLTSINDKVGGLHNSDLIILAGRPGMGKSSLATNIAFNCAERLLRDRRDGIAEKDSVGAGVALFSLEMSADQLATRILAEQAEISSEALRMGKLSRDEFQKLSFASQRLSELPLYIDDTPALTIAALRTRARRLKRKHDIGLIIVDYLQLLQGTGRANDNRVNEISEISRGLKTLAKELDVPVIALSQLSRAVESREDKRPILSDLRESGSIEQDADMVWFIFREDYYIAASEPKRPAADDPQEVHDAHEAWARKMDPVFGLAELVIAKQRHGSTGKVRMKFEAKITRFSDLAEGANSYGYD, from the coding sequence ATGGCCCAGACCGACCTCCTGATGCGCCCCGCGGCGCCAGCAAATGATTCGTCCCCCGTTCGCGCGCTGCCCGCCAATATCGAGGCGGAGGCCGCGTTCTTGGGCGCGGTGCTGATCGACAACCGGGTGCTGGAGGAACTGCCCACCCCGCTGCGTCCGCAGCACTTCTTCGAACCGGTCCACCAGCGGGTCTACGACCGGATCCTGACGCTGCTCGACCGCAATGCGGTGGTCACCCCCGTGACCCTGAAGCCGTATTTCGAGGCTGACGAGGCGTTGAAGGAACTGGGCGGAATCACCTACCTCGCCCGCCTTACTGCGGACGGGCAGGGCCTGCTCGCCCCGCGCGAACTGGCCGAGCAGATCTATGACCTGGCGCTGCTGCGCGAACTGGTCAGCGTGGGACGCAACCTGGTCGAAGGCGCGCTCGACACCAGCGACAGCGTCGCCCCGATGGCGCAGATCGAAGCAGCCGAGGCGGCGCTGTTCGAAGTCGCTGAGGGCGCCGCCACCGCGACCGAGGCCGCCAGCTTCGGTTCCGCCACGCGCAAAGCGCTGGGGATGATCGAGAAGGCGATCAATTCCGGCGGCCATGTCTCGGGCAAGACCACGGGCCTCACCTCGATCAACGACAAGGTCGGCGGACTGCACAATTCCGACCTCATCATCCTCGCCGGGCGCCCCGGCATGGGCAAGTCGTCGCTGGCGACCAACATCGCGTTCAATTGTGCCGAGCGGCTGCTGCGCGACCGGCGCGACGGGATCGCCGAAAAGGATTCGGTCGGCGCCGGGGTCGCGCTGTTCAGCTTGGAAATGAGCGCCGACCAGCTCGCCACGCGTATCCTGGCCGAGCAGGCGGAAATCTCGAGCGAGGCGCTGCGCATGGGCAAGCTCAGCCGCGACGAATTCCAGAAGCTGTCGTTCGCCAGCCAGCGCCTGTCCGAGTTGCCACTTTATATCGACGACACGCCCGCGCTGACCATCGCGGCGCTGCGTACCCGTGCGCGCCGGCTGAAGCGCAAGCACGACATTGGCCTGATCATCGTCGACTACCTGCAACTGCTGCAGGGGACCGGGCGGGCGAACGACAACCGGGTCAACGAGATTTCCGAGATCAGCCGGGGTCTCAAGACGCTCGCCAAGGAACTCGACGTGCCGGTGATCGCGCTGTCCCAGCTCAGCCGTGCGGTGGAAAGCCGCGAGGACAAGCGCCCCATCCTGTCCGACCTGCGCGAGTCCGGCTCCATCGAGCAGGACGCCGACATGGTGTGGTTCATCTTCCGCGAAGACTATTACATCGCCGCGTCCGAACCCAAGCGGCCCGCCGCGGACGATCCGCAGGAAGTTCACGACGCCCACGAGGCATGGGCCCGTAAGATGGACCCGGTGTTCGGCCTCGCCGAGCTCGTCATCGCCAAGCAGCGTCACGGCTCGACCGGCAAGGTGCGGATGAAGTTCGAAGCCAAGATCACCCGCTTCAGCGACCTGGCCGAGGGCGCAAACAGCTACGGCTACGACTGA
- a CDS encoding tetratricopeptide repeat protein: protein MRRPVGKGAWVALAAVVLATGTIGWRLVSDRSASQSATPGANDPLAALEAAARANPGDAAGWQRLGFAYFDAGRFPDAARAYASATGAAPRNAALWSSLGEALVMASANSPMPPRALSAFRKAAELDPKDARARYFLAVNRDVRGDHQGAIDDWLVLLAETPPGAPWEADLRRTIEQVGKINGIAVAPRIADALARRPTTTAAQPASSAIPGPAPE from the coding sequence GTGCGCAGACCGGTCGGCAAAGGGGCATGGGTGGCGCTCGCCGCGGTGGTACTGGCGACCGGGACGATCGGCTGGCGGCTCGTGTCCGACCGCAGTGCGAGCCAATCTGCCACACCCGGTGCGAACGACCCGCTGGCCGCGCTGGAGGCGGCAGCCCGCGCCAATCCCGGCGATGCGGCGGGCTGGCAACGGCTGGGGTTCGCCTATTTCGACGCCGGCCGCTTCCCCGATGCGGCCAGAGCCTATGCCAGCGCGACAGGGGCGGCCCCGCGCAACGCAGCGCTGTGGTCGAGCCTGGGCGAAGCTCTGGTGATGGCGAGCGCCAACAGCCCCATGCCGCCGCGCGCGCTGTCCGCGTTCCGCAAGGCGGCGGAGCTCGATCCAAAGGACGCGCGGGCGCGGTACTTCCTGGCGGTGAACCGCGATGTCCGCGGCGACCACCAGGGCGCGATCGACGACTGGCTGGTGCTGCTGGCGGAAACGCCGCCGGGCGCGCCGTGGGAGGCCGATCTCAGGCGGACGATCGAGCAAGTCGGTAAGATCAACGGCATCGCGGTGGCGCCGCGCATCGCTGACGCCCTAGCCAGGCGTCCCACAACCACCGCTGCCCAGCCGGCATCCAGCGCCATTCCGGGACCCGCGCCTGAATAG
- a CDS encoding DUF3667 domain-containing protein, with the protein MTGDIEGIAGGLADIGTGASVAGAVERERGDAADGRTHEGACLNCATPLVGSHCHACGQRAHVHRTLGAFFHDLLHGVLHFEGKTWRTIPMLAWQPGKLTREYIDGRRARYVSPIALFLFVVFLSFALFSMLGGFDPAVSNLGEAKAVQAENAGRSTRSRRSSPRPRVPSARHLRNVCVRSRRISRP; encoded by the coding sequence ATGACGGGGGACATCGAAGGGATCGCCGGCGGCCTCGCCGACATCGGCACCGGCGCGTCAGTCGCCGGCGCGGTCGAGCGCGAACGGGGGGATGCGGCCGACGGCCGTACGCACGAAGGCGCCTGCCTCAACTGCGCGACCCCGCTCGTAGGATCGCACTGCCACGCGTGCGGCCAGCGGGCACACGTTCACCGCACGCTGGGCGCGTTCTTCCACGATCTGCTCCACGGAGTTTTGCATTTCGAAGGCAAGACCTGGCGCACTATCCCCATGCTCGCCTGGCAGCCCGGCAAGCTGACGCGCGAGTATATCGACGGCCGGCGCGCCCGCTACGTCAGCCCCATCGCGCTGTTCCTGTTCGTCGTGTTCCTCAGCTTCGCGCTGTTTTCGATGCTGGGCGGGTTCGATCCCGCTGTTTCGAACCTGGGAGAGGCCAAGGCCGTGCAGGCCGAAAACGCCGGCAGATCGACGAGATCGAGGCGCAGCTCCCCTCGGCCACGGGTGCCGAGCGCGCGGCACTTGAGGAACGTCTGCGTTCGGTCAAGGAGGATCAGCAGGCCATGA
- the rpoZ gene encoding DNA-directed RNA polymerase subunit omega, which yields MARVTVEDCVDKIPNRFDLVLLAAQRAREISGGAELTVDRDRDKNPVVALREIADQTVRPKELHESVVVGLQKILPDDEDEADEIGSLSQSAEALRITAAAPVRSTSVGGDYDG from the coding sequence ATGGCGCGCGTTACCGTCGAAGATTGCGTCGACAAGATTCCCAACCGCTTCGATCTCGTCCTGTTGGCCGCTCAGCGCGCCCGCGAGATTTCCGGCGGGGCCGAACTGACCGTCGACCGCGACCGTGACAAGAACCCGGTCGTCGCCCTGCGCGAAATCGCCGACCAGACCGTGCGTCCGAAAGAACTGCACGAATCGGTCGTCGTGGGCCTGCAGAAGATCCTGCCCGATGACGAGGATGAAGCAGACGAGATCGGCAGCCTCAGCCAGTCGGCCGAAGCGTTGCGGATCACCGCTGCGGCTCCGGTGCGTTCGACCAGCGTCGGCGGCGATTACGACGGCTGA
- a CDS encoding DUF3072 domain-containing protein, which produces MTVQHPSEHPKSEPVSNAEKDPADWVTGGEPMTGAQASYLKTLTEEAHNPDAYDTELTKAEASERIDALQEETGRGR; this is translated from the coding sequence ATGACTGTCCAACACCCTAGCGAACACCCGAAGAGCGAACCTGTCTCGAACGCGGAAAAGGACCCGGCGGACTGGGTCACCGGCGGCGAACCGATGACCGGTGCGCAAGCGAGCTACCTCAAGACATTGACGGAAGAAGCGCACAATCCCGATGCCTACGACACCGAACTGACCAAGGCCGAGGCATCGGAGCGGATCGATGCGCTCCAGGAAGAAACCGGGCGCGGCAGATAA
- a CDS encoding DUF4136 domain-containing protein: protein MKKAILPALALLSLAAPAAAATPVEVTRFHTAQTVGAAMPGPIAVRAGAGLTPGTFETQIWLDAVAAALSRQGFTVVADAPRVAEVTLDQLVLENQRAQSGSGVSVGVGVGSGGGWYGRRSGVNLGLGLGFLLGGNKSRDTLDSTLAVTIVDTAGTHLWEGRAQARPGERSKDAEPRRLSAEMAAKLFSGFPGESGATIGAR from the coding sequence ATGAAGAAGGCTATTCTGCCTGCGCTCGCGTTGCTGTCGCTCGCCGCTCCCGCGGCGGCGGCCACGCCGGTCGAGGTCACCCGCTTTCACACCGCGCAGACCGTTGGCGCGGCGATGCCGGGTCCGATCGCGGTGCGTGCCGGCGCGGGGCTTACCCCCGGCACGTTCGAAACGCAGATCTGGCTCGATGCGGTCGCTGCCGCGCTGTCCCGTCAGGGGTTCACCGTCGTGGCCGATGCGCCCCGGGTGGCCGAAGTGACTCTCGATCAGCTCGTGCTGGAGAACCAGCGCGCGCAGTCGGGTTCGGGCGTCAGTGTTGGCGTGGGGGTCGGTTCGGGCGGCGGCTGGTATGGCCGGCGCAGCGGGGTCAACCTGGGGCTGGGGCTCGGCTTCCTGCTCGGCGGCAACAAGTCTCGCGACACGCTGGACAGCACGCTGGCCGTGACGATTGTGGATACGGCGGGCACCCACTTGTGGGAAGGCCGCGCCCAGGCCCGTCCGGGCGAGCGGTCGAAGGACGCCGAACCGCGCCGCCTGTCGGCTGAAATGGCGGCGAAGCTGTTCTCCGGCTTCCCAGGCGAATCGGGAGCGACTATCGGGGCGCGATGA
- the galE gene encoding UDP-glucose 4-epimerase GalE, protein MTHAHDPQTTPVLVTGGAGYIGSHAVLALRDAGYPVAVIDNLTTGFRFAIPDDVAFYEGDIEDADLLARIFAERNTRAIMHFAGSIVVPESVENPLKYYHNNTVKSRALIEAAVTAGVPHFIFSSTAATYGIPDTDRVSETSPQVPINPYGWSKLMTERMLADTAFAHPLNYCALRYFNVAGADPQGRSGQSTAGATHLIKVAVEAVLGKRSHVSVFGTDYDTPDGTGVRDYIHVSDLAAAHVHALEALIAQPGRSLQMNCGYGRGFSVTQVLDAVDRLTNCPIERRIEPRRAGDPASLVSDNARILETLPWRPQYDDLPTIIGHALAWEERLGALRGS, encoded by the coding sequence ATGACTCACGCGCACGACCCGCAGACTACTCCCGTCCTCGTCACCGGCGGGGCCGGCTACATCGGCAGCCACGCCGTGCTCGCGCTGCGCGACGCCGGATATCCGGTGGCGGTGATCGACAACCTGACCACGGGTTTCCGCTTCGCAATTCCCGATGACGTGGCGTTCTACGAAGGGGATATCGAGGATGCCGATCTGCTCGCCCGCATCTTCGCCGAACGGAACACGCGCGCCATCATGCACTTTGCCGGATCGATCGTGGTGCCGGAATCGGTCGAGAACCCGCTGAAGTATTATCACAACAACACGGTCAAGAGCCGGGCACTGATCGAAGCGGCCGTGACTGCGGGGGTACCGCACTTCATCTTTTCCAGCACCGCGGCGACGTATGGCATCCCGGACACCGACCGGGTGTCCGAAACCAGTCCGCAGGTGCCGATCAACCCGTATGGGTGGTCGAAGCTGATGACCGAGCGGATGCTGGCGGACACCGCCTTTGCCCATCCGCTGAATTACTGCGCCCTGCGTTACTTCAACGTGGCCGGCGCCGACCCCCAGGGGCGTAGCGGACAATCGACCGCGGGCGCCACGCACCTGATTAAGGTCGCGGTCGAAGCGGTGCTGGGCAAGCGCAGTCATGTCAGCGTGTTCGGGACCGACTATGACACTCCTGATGGAACCGGGGTGCGCGATTACATCCACGTCTCGGATCTGGCTGCGGCGCACGTCCATGCGCTGGAGGCGCTGATCGCGCAGCCCGGCCGGTCGCTGCAGATGAACTGCGGCTATGGCCGGGGGTTTTCGGTCACGCAGGTGCTCGACGCGGTGGACCGGCTGACCAACTGCCCGATCGAACGGCGGATCGAGCCCCGCCGCGCGGGCGATCCCGCCAGCCTGGTGTCGGACAACGCGCGCATCCTGGAAACCCTGCCGTGGCGGCCGCAGTACGACGACCTGCCGACCATCATCGGCCATGCGCTGGCGTGGGAAGAACGGCTGGGCGCACTGCGCGGCAGCTAG
- the ykgO gene encoding type B 50S ribosomal protein L36: MKIRNSLKSLKDRHRDCRVIRRRGRTYVINKTNRRFKARQG; the protein is encoded by the coding sequence ATGAAAATCCGCAACAGCCTCAAGTCCCTCAAGGACCGTCACCGCGATTGCCGCGTGATCCGCCGCCGCGGCCGCACGTACGTGATCAACAAGACCAATCGCCGCTTCAAGGCCCGCCAGGGCTGA
- a CDS encoding helix-turn-helix domain-containing protein, with amino-acid sequence MDKIREPLRDLNACGLPEALEVMGERWSFMILRASFNGLHHFEEFLTELGIARNILSNRLAKLVEHGILDRQPCADDRRRIEYRLTEKGFHLLPAMVALREWGQRYGGGLAEDPVLVDEQDRLPIGPVSILAHDGRVLSGKDLRFVQRADLGKRADGTQARPAAGFDRAQSDESAARQPRVAAAR; translated from the coding sequence ATGGACAAGATACGCGAACCCTTGCGCGACCTGAATGCCTGCGGCCTGCCCGAGGCACTCGAGGTGATGGGGGAACGCTGGTCGTTCATGATCCTGCGGGCGAGCTTCAATGGGCTGCACCATTTCGAGGAATTCCTGACCGAGCTGGGCATTGCCCGCAACATCCTGTCGAACCGGCTCGCCAAGCTGGTCGAGCACGGCATCCTCGATCGCCAGCCATGCGCCGACGATCGCCGCCGGATCGAATACCGTTTGACCGAGAAGGGTTTTCACCTCCTGCCCGCGATGGTCGCGCTGCGTGAGTGGGGCCAGCGCTATGGCGGCGGATTGGCCGAAGACCCGGTGCTGGTTGACGAGCAGGACCGCCTGCCCATCGGGCCGGTGTCGATCCTCGCGCACGACGGACGGGTGCTTTCGGGCAAGGATCTGCGGTTCGTTCAGCGGGCCGATCTGGGCAAGCGGGCCGATGGAACCCAGGCCCGGCCGGCGGCCGGGTTCGACCGGGCGCAGTCCGACGAGTCCGCCGCGCGCCAACCCCGCGTCGCCGCCGCCCGCTGA